ATCTGAAAGTGTGAAAAGTTTGGTGGCCCTTTTCGAACACTCGTCTTAAAATGTATCCAAATCGAGGGAGTAACCCATGGCAAAAGAATGGCTGACCTTAGGCGAAGTGGCTCAGTTGTTGGGCGTGCATCCCAGCACCGTGCGCAACTGGGCCGACTCGGGGAAAATGCCGGTGCACCGGACCCAGGGAGGGCATCGCCGGTTTCGGCGCAGCGAAGTGGAGTTATGGTTGCAATCCCAGCGCGCCAACGGGGATGCCGCCCAGGCGGAGCAGGTGCTCCAGGAGGCGCTGAAGTACATCCGCTGGCAGATTGCCGAAGGGGAACTGAGCAGACAGGGGTGGTTCCAGAAACTCAATGGGGAGGCGCGCGAAGCCTATCGCAAGTCCGGGCAGGCGTTGATGCAAGGCCTGCTGGTGTATCTGATCGGCAACGAGCAGGCCGGCATGGCCGAGGCGCGCTCGTTGGGCTACGAATACGCCATGCGCGCCCGGCAGTTCGACCTGACCGTGGAAGAGGCGGTGGACGCCTTCACCTTTTTCCGCAATGGGGTGTTCGAGGCCCTGCTGAAGGCTTTCGAGGCTTCGACCGTGCATTCGTCCACGGTGTGGAGCACGCTCACTCGGCGCGTCATGCGTTTCACGGATGAGGTGCTGCGCAGCCTGGTTAGTATTTATATGAAATTGTGCCTGAAGGAATCGGCTGGATGATTTGAGGCCGCCATGAGGGAAAAGCGTTCTTCGACACGCTTTTCGGCCGCGCCCTGGATGCGCTGGCTGGTGCCCCTGGCCCTGGCCCTGTTGGCCCTGGGGCTGTTGGGGGTGGTGGTGTTGACTTTGTTGCCCTGAGGCTGGGCTCCCGGTAAGGGATGCGGTTCGCCCGGCGGAGCGCCCACAACGGTGGCGGAGGCAGTCATGCATTGGATCTCGGCGTTGTCCACCCTGGTGACTTTGCTGTTTGTCGCGGCGGTGCTGCAGCGGTATCGCCGCAGGGGCGGCGCCCACCTGCTTTGGTGGGGGATGGGCCTGGCCTGGTACGGCCTGGGCACCCTGGCCGAGGTGGTGCTGGGCCTGACCTTCAACGCCTGGGTGCTCAAGTTGTGGTACCTCAGCGGCGCAATGTTGACCGCCGCCTGGTTGGGCCAGGGCACGGTGTTTCTCCTGATCCGCCGAGGGCGGTGGGCCAGGGGGAGCGCCTGGGTGCTGCTGGCGGTCTCCCTGGTCGCCGCGGCTCTGGTGTTCTCCGCGCCCATCCTGCCCGCAGCCGCCGACTTCCAGCCCGCTTTGCCCGTCTCTTCGCAGTATCAGGACATCCTGGGGCGCTCGGGGCTGATGCTCACTTTGACCATTTTGCTCAACCTGTACGGTACCCTGACCCTGGTGGGCGGGGCGATTTACTCCGCCTATCTCTTCTGGCGCAAGCAGGTGCTCCTGGAGCGCATGGTGGGCAACATCCTCATTGCGGCCGGCGCGCTGAGCCCGGCCATGGGCGGCTCTCTGCTACGGGCCGGCCTGGCGGACTGGCTGTATGTGAGCGAGTTGTTGGGCGTGGTGCTGATGTTCCTGGGGTTCCGCCTGGCGGTCAAGAGCCGCCCGGCCGAAAAAGCGGCGACCTCTGCCTCGTCGTAGCGCCCCGTTGGCAGGAGCAACGAAAAAGCCACCGAGTCATCCTCGGTGGCTTTTTATATCACGGGGCGGGCTACTTTCCCTTCCACTCCGGCGGGCGTTTTTCAATGAAGGCTTTCATGCCTTCTTCCTGGTCCTCGGTGGCGAAGAGCAGGTAAAACACCCGCCGCTCGTAGGCCAGCCCCTCGGTGAGCGAGGTCTCCAGGGCTTTGTTGACCGCCTCCTTGGCGATGCGCACGGCCACAGGCGCGCGCTCGGCGATTTGCTGCGCCAGTTCCAGCGCTTCGTCCAGGGTGCGCTCCGGCGGCACCACGCGATTGACCAGCCCGAAGCGGGCCGCTTCCTCGGCGCTCAGCGTGCGGTTGTTGAGCACCATCTCCATGGCCAGGTACTTGCCCACGGTGCGGGTGAGCCGCTGGGTGCCGCCCGCCCCCGGAATGATGCCTAAGTTGATCTCCGGCTGGCCGAACTTGGCCGTCTCCGAGGCCACGATCATATCGCAGGTCATGGCCAACTCGAAGCCGCCGCCTAAGGCGTAGCCGGATACGGCGGCGATGATGGGCTTTTTGATCTCGCGGATGCGGTCGAACAGTTCGATATATTCGCGGTTGAGCATGTCCACCGGCGTGGCTTCGGCCATCTCCTTGATGTCGGCCCCGGCGGCGAAGGCCCGCTCGCTGCCGGTGATGACCAGCGCGCCGATGTTCGGGTCGGCGTCGAAGGCTTGCAGGGCGGCCACCAGTTCCCCCATGAGCGTGCGGTTGAGGGCGTTCAGCGCCTTGGGACGGTTGAGGCGAATCAGCCCCACTTTGCCCCGGACTTCGGTAAGGATGGTGGTGTAGTCGCTCATCGCATACCTCCTGGCGAAGGGCAAGGATGTGGACGGAAAAAGACCCCATCAAAAGGATGGGGTCTGAGGTGCACCAGCGGCTTCAGTCCAATTTGGGGATGGTGAGCACCTGTCCCACCTGGATCAGGCTGGGGTTGTTGCCGATACGCTTACGGTTGGCCTGGTAGATGACTTCCCAGTACGCGGCGTTGCCGTAGAACTTGAGAGCGATGGCGCTGAGGGAATCGCCGGGTTGCACGGTGTATTCCACGGGCAGGGTGGCCTTTTCTTGCGCGATTTGCTCTTCTTTCGCCCGCTGGGCGGCTTTGGCGCGAGCCGCCGCCAGACGGCGGTCCATGAGTTCCTTTTGGGCTTTGACGGCCGCGTCGTGCTGCCGGGTGCTTTCCTGGTTTTTACGGGCTTCTTGTTGACGGCGAATCTTCTCGCGGGCTTCGCGGAAAGGGTCTTTCTGTGTCATGTTATTCTCCTTAGGTTGGATGCCTCTCGGTTCGTGACTTCATTATACCCTACTTTTGGGGTTCCCCTTGGCTTTCCCACATCTGCCTCAGTCTGCCGCGCTCTGGCGTCGCAACAGCCGGAAGGCGGTGACGAAGAACACGGCCCAGAGATAGGCCATGACCACCGCCAGCCCGGCTGCCAGCCAGGGCACGCGGAACAAATCCAGGTCAAAGGCCAGGACCAGGGGCAGGTTGAGCATCATCACCGGCACCATGAGGTACATGGCCACGGTCCAGGCCAGCATCCCCAGCGGCTCTGGCAGGGCCCAGGGCGGCGGAGGGGCGGCCCGGTCGGCAAAGACCCAGCCCTGCCCCCAACCCAGGACGATGAGCAGCAGCAATGCCACGGTCACCAGCCCTTTGGCCTTGTCGGGTTGAAGGAGGCTTTTCAGGGTGTTCATCGCGCGAACCGTCTCTTATGCGCGGGAGGCGACCCCCGCGGCAATGTCCGCGAGCAGCCACAAGGCCTGTCCCAAAGCGCCCAGCAGCAGGCCCTGGAAGGCGATCATGCCCGCGGCCAGCACCCGAACCCAGCGCATCCAGGTCGTGGCGTCGCCGAAGAAGGGGGAGGGGTTGAGGGGCATGGCCGTCCCCCTGGCCCAGGCCGTCAAAGCCATGCCCAGGCCCCCCAGGATCAGCAGGGCGCCCAACAGCAGAAAAATTGCAGCGGTGATTTTGGCCACGAGTTTCATGATTCATCTCCTGCCTGAGATGGCGTTTCGTGCAACACGGCCAGCATTTGAGGGTGAAGGTGAGGGTTGGCGGCCAGGATGGATTGCGGGGGCGAAAGGTAGTCCTCGCCGCCGTGGAGGTTGGTCACCACGGCCCCAGCCTCGGCGGCGATCAGCCCCCCGGCCGCCACATCGTAGGGCTGAAGGCGGATTTCCCAGTAACCGTCGAAGCGCCCGGCGGCCACATAGCACAGGTCCAGCGCCGCCGAGCCCAGGCGGCGCACCCCGCGCGTGTGCACGGCAAAGCGGGCGAAGTTGTCCAGGTTGTTCTCCGGGTTGCTCCACATGTCGTAAGGGAAGCCGGTCACCAGCAGGCTCTCGCCCAGGGTACGGGTATCGGACACATGGATGGGTTGCCTGTTGAGCCAGGCTCCCCGACCGCGCTCGGCCGCGAAGCATTCGTCGCGCATGGGGTCGTACACCACGCCGAGCCGCACCACGCCTCCTTCGGCATAAGCCAACGACACGGAGAAAATGGGCACCCCGTGGGCGTAGTTCACCGTGCCGTCCAGGGGGTCCACCAGCCAGAGGGGATCGTCTCCCTCGCTCAGTCCGCTTTCCTCGGCCAGGATGCGGTGGCCGGGGAAGCGTTGCCGAATTTGACCGAGCAAAAAGGTCTCCGATTGATAGTCTATCTCGGTGACCAGATCGATGGCGTGGCTTTTGCTGCCCACCTGATGGCGACGGCCAAAGCCGTGTCGCAGGATGACGCCCGCCTGGCGGGCTAGGAGGATGAGATCGTCCAGCGTGGGTTGCATGGCGCTCCTTGGAGGGAGAAAGAATTTTTGGGGGAGGACGGTCCCTGAGGTCCGGCCTGGAGCTCTTAGCCCTCGGACGAGGAGGCGTCCCCCGGTTCCGAGGCCGCCAGCGCCTGCAAATGGGCCTCGATTTCGGCCAGTTCTTCGCGGATGGCCTGCCGGTGGGTCAGGGCTTCCTGCAGCATGGCCTTGTACGCATCATGTTGAGGTTCCGGCAGGGTGGGAAGCAGCCGCTCCAGACGGCTGATCTGGCGGTTTTTCTGGGCTAGTTTGGCCTGCAGGCGTTCTTTGTGGCCCTGGTAGAAGGCCTTTTCGTCCAGCGGCGGCAGGGTATGTTTTTCTTGGGCGGCGAGGATTTCGGCCACGGTGAGCAGGAATTCGTTGGTGTCGATGGGCTTTTCGATGAATTCCGCTGCGCCCAGTTGCTGGGCAAAAGCCTTGTCTTCGGGGGTGACATAGGTGGCCGAGATGAAGATGATGGGAATGGAGCGCGTCTGAGGATGGCTCCGCAGGCGATAGGCCAGGGCGTAACCGTCCAGGCGAGGCATCAAAATATCGGTGACCACCAGCGCGGGGGGGCGTTGGGCCACTTTTTCCAGGGCTTCGGCGCCGTTGGCGGCGGCAAACACTTCGTAACCCTGGAAGCGCAGGGTCATCACGAGCAAGTCGCGCACATGGGCTACGTCTTCGACGACCAAAATGGGGCCGCTACTGGTCATGGCATCTTCTCCTGCAAGGGACCTGACGAATGCGTGCCGATAGCGCCTTCGATTGTAGCACAAACGAGGAAAGACGGGTATAATGCCCAGCGTTATGATTGCAATTTGGCTCACCCTGGGCATTGCTGTAGCCGCCACGGTGCTGTTGATCAGCGGGCGCGTGCGGGGCGATGTGGTCGGTCTGCTGGTCGCCGCGGCTCTGGCGCTTTCGGGGGGCATCCCGGCCAAGGAAGTGCTGCGGGGGTTGGGGAACCCGGTCATTGTGGTGTTGATTGCCGTTTTTGTGTTGACCAAGGGGCTGGAACTGACGGGGGTGACTGACATCCTGGGGCGGACGCTGACCCGTTGGGCCGGCGGCTCGGAAAAACGTCTGTTGACCACGACCTTTGGCATGGCGGCCCTGCTCTCGTTGTTCATGAACACCATCGCGGCGGCGGCGGTGTTGTTGCCGCCGGTGGCGGCCCTGGCCCGGCGTGACCCGTGCTTTTCGCTGCGCAAGGTGCTCATCCCCCTGGCTTATGGCACCCTGTTGGGGGGGACGGCCACGCTGCTCACCACGGCCAATCTGGTGACCAGCGCGGCACTGGAGGCCCACGGTTGCACGCCCTATGGGGTGTTGGACTTCCTTCCAGTAGGTTTGCCTCTGGTGTTCGTGGGGGGGCTGTTCATAGTGTGGGTGGCCCCTCACCTGTTGCCCAACAGCGACGTTAGGGAGGAGCCGCCGGGGCCTCATCGCTGGACGCTCCACGATTTGGGGGTGGTGTATCCGCTGGACGAAGGACTGCACCTGCTGCGCCTGCGCGAAGGCTCTTCGCTGGTGGAACGCCCGGCCCGGCGGCCCGGTCTGGCCCGGGAGTTGGGCTGGACCCCGGTGGCGCTGCTGCGCGACGAACGCGCTTACCCCATGGCTCGCATCCCCCGCGGGTGGCGGCTACGGCCCGGCGATATCTGGCTGGTGGGGGGGCGGGTGAGCCCGGAGGCGCTGGAGGCTTACGGCCTGGAGGTGGTTTCCCTCGACGAACCTTTGCCCCTCATTCATGAGCAGGCGGCCCTGATCGAGGTGACGCTAAACCCCCATGGCGGGGCGGTGGGCAAGACGCCCCAGGAGTTGCGTCTGCGACGCGACTATGGGGTGCTGGTGTTGATGGTCTGGCGGCAGGGACGGGTGTTCATGAATCGCGTACACCACCTGCCGCTGCAGGCCGGGGATGCTTTGCTGCTTCACGGCCCGCCGGGGAATCTGCAGCGGTTGCTGGACGAGAAAGAGGAGTTTGCCCTTTTGGCCCAGGTGGGGCTGCGTCCCTCCCGCAACCGGGCCAAGGCCCTGGCCGCCATCGCGGCCATGCTCATCGCCCTGCTGCCCGCGGTGCTGGGCTGGATGCCTCTGGCCCTCTCGGCGCTTCTGGGGATGCTTTGGGCCATGCTGACCGGGGTGATTCACCCGGACCAGGCCTATCAGAGTGTGTCGTGGTCGGTGATTTTCCTGGTGGCCGGGATGATCCCCCTGGCCAGGGCCATGCAAAGCACCGGCGCGGCAGCGCTGGTCAGCGAGGCCATGCTGCGGCCTCTGGGCCCCCACGCCCCGGCCTGGGCGGTGGCGGCGGCGTTCCTGGTGCTCACCGTGGCGCTGACGCAAATCATCAGCGGCCAGGCGGCGGCGCTCATCCTGGCCCCCCTGGCCATTGCGGCGGCGGAACACCACGGGCTGGACCCCCGCGGCCTGGCGATGGCCGTGGCCGTGGGCGCCTCGCTGGCCTTTTTGCTCCCCACGGCCCACCCCGCCAATCTGCTGGTTATGGGGCCGGGGCATTATCAGCCGCGGGACTATCTGCGGGTCGGTTTGCCCCTGACCCTGGTGCTTTTGCCGGTGGCTTTGCTGGCGTTGCAATGGGTCTGGCTGTAAACCCTGCTGCGTGATGAAAAGGAGAACATGGGTCCGTTGTTTGCTTTTGAGGTGCTTGCTACCGATGGGCAGGCCCGTGCCGGGGTGCTCCACACGCCGCACGGGGCGTTGCTCACGCCGGTCTTCGCCCCTGTGGGCACCCAGGCCACGGTCAAAGCGATGACCCCCGCCCAACTGGAGGAGGTGGGGGCGTCGTTGGTGTTGGCAAACACCTTTCACCTTTATCTGCGCCCCGGAGATGAGGTCGTGGCGGCGCTGGGGGGGCTGCACGAATTCATGCAGTGGCCGCATCCCATCCTCACCGATTCGGGGGGCTTTCAGGTGTTCTCCCTGGCGAAGATTCGCGAGGTGGACGACGATGGCGTAACCTTCCGCAGCCCTCTGGACGGCTCGACGCATCGCTTCACTCCGGAGAAAGCCATCGCCATCCAGGAAAACCTGGGCGCGGACATCATCATGGTCTTTGATGAGTGCCCGGACCCCTACGACCGAGCTTACAACGAAGAAGCCCTGGCGCGCACGCACCGCTGGGCCGAGCGCTGCCTGGCTGCCAAGACGCGCCCTGATCAGGCCCTCTTTGGCATCGTGCAGGGCGGTGTGTTCCCCGATTTGCGAGGGCAATCGGCGCGCTTCATCGCTTCGTTGGGCTTCCCCGGCTATGCCATCGGCGGCCTCTCGGTGGGCGAGACCAAGGCCGAGATGTACGCCATGATCGAGGTGGTCAACGCGGTGCTGCCCGCCGACAAGCCACGTTATCTCATGGGCGTGGGCACGCCGCAGGACCTGGTCGAGGCCGTGCGGCGCGGCGTGGACATTTTCGATTGTGTGCTCCCTACCCGCCTGGCCCGCCATCACGCCGCCATGCTCCGCAATGGTGGGCGGCTCAACCTGCGGCGCGCCGAGTTCGCCCGCGACCCGCGGCCCATCGACCCCACCTGCACCTGCTACACCTGTCGCCATTTCAGCCGTGGCTATCTGCGCCACCTGATCGTGGCCCGGGAGATGCTGGCGGCCACGCTGCTCTCCATCCACAACATCCACACCCTGACGCAACTCACCTGGGAGATGAGGCAGACCATCCTGGAAGGCCGCTTCACCGCCTGGGCAGAGGCCTTCTTGAAAGCCGTGCCTGCCTGAAAAAGCCGCATGGCCTCCACGCTTCGGCGTGCATCCCGCGGCCTTTGTGAGGATTTCCCATGACCCTTTTCCAAGCCTTCGTTCTGGGCCTTGTGCAAGGGCTCACCGAGTTCTTTCCCATTTCCAGTTCGGGGCATTTGGCCCTGGTGCCGCGGTTTTTAGGCTGGCACTTTTACGGCGGCAACACCTTTGCCTTTAATGTGCTGGTGCAGGTGGGCACCTTAGTGGCCGTGATCGGCTACTTCTGGCGCGATTTGGAGCAAATCGCCGTGGCTTGGCTTCGGGGGCTTTGGCGGCGTCAGCCCTGGGCGACCTTAGAGGCCCGCATGGGCTGGTATCTCATTCTGGCCACCCTGCCGGCCGTGGTGGGCGGGTTGTTGTTGCAGCACCGCGTCGAAGCCGCCTTTAGCAACCCGCGGGCCGTGGGGTTCTTTCTGTTGTTGACGGCCCTACTGCTGTTCAGCGCCGACAGGCTGGGCCGCCAGAAACGCGCCTGGGCGCAGTTTCAGGGCAAGGACGCCTTGACGATGGGCTTCTTCCAGGTGTTGGCGTTGTTCCCAGGCGTGTCGCGCTCTGGCTCGACCATCGCCGGGGGGATGTATCGGCATCTGGATCGCCCCACGGCGGCCCGCTTTTCCTTTTTGATGAGTGTGCCGGTGATGTTGGGCGCAGGGGCCCTGGCGTTGGTGGATTTGTTCCGGCAACCGCAACCGGCTTCGGCCACGCTGGCCCCCTTGATGGTGGGCTTTCTCACCGCGGCCGTGAGCGGGTACCTCTCCATCCGCTGGCTACTCCGTTACCTGGTGCGCCACAATCTCACGGTGTTTGCTGTATACTGCGCTGTACTGGGGTTGACGGCGCTGCTGTTGTTCTGAAGACGCTTTTGGGAGGGCTGGTCGTGCAACACCAACGGGGTTGGACAGCGACTGTACGCCGCAGTCATCTTTGGCTGGGGATGGTGGTGCTGCTTGGCGTATGGGCGCTCACGGCGTGCGCCACGGCGATCCCTACCCCTACGCCTATGCCCACACCCACCGCGCCGACTTTCCTGGTAGTGGCGCATCCTCCCGACCTGACCCCCTGGGATGCGGATTTGCAGCGTTGCGCCCGGACATGGAACCTTCCCCTGGTGGTGCACGAGGTGGCGTTGCGCGCCTTGCCCACCACCGAGGCGGATGTGGTGCTCACCTGGGGCGCTCCGCCCGCGGAGGCCCACGCCTTCGCCTTGGGCGAGGAGACGGTCTGGGCGGTGACCTCGCGCACCAACCCGGTGCGTGATTTGTCCCCCGCCCAGGTGCGGTGGTTGTTTTTGGGTTGGGTGACGGATTGGCGCGATTTTGGGGGGCGGGCTCAGGGGGTGCGCCTCTGGGCGCCCGACGAGGATGACCTGGTGTATCCCGTGTTGGAAGACCTGCTCCTCGGTGTGCCGCCCGCTTCACAGGCCAAAGTGGTGCCGGGCCCCAGAGCCGCTCTGGAGGCCCTGGCAAAGGTGCCCGGTGGTGTGGCCCTGTTGCCAGGCCGCTGGCTGGTGGCGGCGGATCTCCCGCCGGAGGTGGCCTCTCGTGTCGAAAAGGTGGCCGTGCTCAGCGCCGAACCGCTGGGCCAGACGCCCGTGGTGGCGTTCACCTGGGAGGAGCCCCAGGGCACTGCGCGCGACCTCATCGCGTGTTTGCAGGGGACAGCACCCCCTCAGGGGGGCGAATAGCCTCTGGCGCCGGCGCCGGCCCCGGGATCCAGAGTTTTTAGATGTCGAACGGCGTTGCAGTACAATAGGGGCATGCAATCCCTTGGCATCGAGAAGGAGGAACGATGGACGCTCCGGTAACTTTTCAGCAAGAGCGTTGGAGTCTGGCTGATTTGTTCGCCTCGCCTCAGGAGGCGGAACAGGCTTTTCAAGAGGTGGAGCAACGCGTCGCCGCCATCGAGGCCTGGCGCGACAAGTTGACCCCCGACATCCCCGCCGGGCAGTTTATGGCCCTGCTCCGCGAGATCGAAGACCTCAACCGGCTGGCGTATCGCATTCACGGCTACGCCAGCCTGCGCTTTGCCGAAAACACCCAGGACCAGGAAGCGCAGAATATGCTGGGCAAGGTGCGCCAGTTCATGGCACTGATGGGTAATCGCTTGCTCTTCTTCGAGTTATGGTGGCGCAACCTGGACGAGGAGAACGCCCAACGCCTGATGGCTGAGGCGGGGGATTACCGCTATTATCTGGAAAAGCAGCGCCTCTACCGCCCGCACACCCTGAGCGAGGCGGAGGAGAAGATCATCAACCTCAAGGATGTGACCGGGGTGAACGCGCTGATCACCCTTTACAGCGCCATCACCAATCGCTATGTGTTCCGCCTGGAGGTGGATGGCGAGGTCAAAGAGCTCACCCGGGGCGAGTTGATGGTGTACGCCCGGCATCATGACCCCGATTTGCGGGCCCGCGCCTACCAGGAACTTTATCGGGTGTACGGCAACGACGGGGCCATCCTGGGCCAGATGTACCAGGCCGTGGTGCGGGACTGGTACAACGAGAATGTGCTGCTGCGCAGGTATGCCAGCCCCATCTCGGTGCGCAATTTGCACAATCATCTCCCCGATGAGGTGGTGGATACCCTGTTGGCGGTTTGTCGTGACAACGCCGAGGTGTTCCGGCGCTTCTTCCGCCTCAAGGCCCGCGTGCTGGGGATGGACCGCCTGCGGCGTTACGATGTTTACGCCCCGGTGGCGAAGTCGGACAAGACCTATGACTTTGCCACGGCGGCCCGGATGGTGCTGGATGCCTTCAAGCGTTTCGACCCCCGCATCGCCGATCTGGCCCGGCGGGTGTTCGCCGAGCATCATCTGGACAGCGAGGTGCGCAGGGGAAAGAGGGGCGGGGCCTTTTGCTCCACCGTGACCCCGGACCTGACCCCCTGGGTACTGGTGAATTATCAGGGTCGGGTCGATGACATCGCCACCCTGGCCCACGAGTTGGGCCATGCCATTCACTCGATGCTGGCTGCCCACCACAGCCTGTTCACCCAACACGCGCCTCTGCCGCTGGCCGAGACCGCCTCGACCTTTGGCGAGATGATCCTCATCGACGCGCTGCTGGAACAGGAAAGCGACGAGACCGTGCGCCGCGATATCCTCTTCCGCCAGGTGGACGACAACTACGCCACCATCCTGCGGCAGGCGTACTTTGCCCTTTTCGAAAAGCAGGCCCACGACATGGTGCAGCAGGGCGCCTCGGTGGAGGATCTGGCGGAAGCCTACATGGACAACCTGCGCGATCAGTTTGATGACGCCGTGGCGTTGAGCGATGAGTTCCGTTGGGAGTGGGTCTCCATCCCGCACATCTATCACGCCCCCTTCTATGTGTACGCCTATGCCTTTGGCCAGTTGCTCGTGCTGGCCCTTTACCGGCGCTACAAGGAAGAGGGCGAGGCCTTCAAGGAGCGCTACATCAACCTGTTGGCCACCGGAGGCTCCAAGCCGCCCATGGAGATGCTGGCCGAAGCCGGGGTCGATGTCAGCCGCCCCGAATTCTGGCAGGGCGGGTTTGACATCATCAACGGCTGGATTGACCAACTGGAGGGCATGGTGTAGTCCGGAGCCCGAGGCTGGATTCCCGGCCCGGCAGGTGAACAAACCTGTCGGGCCTTTTTTATTCCGGCAGGGCGATGAGCGTGCCGAAGCGTCCGGTTTTCCCCTTTTCGGCACGGTGGGAGTACCAGTCTTCCAGGTGGCAGGCGGTGCAGATTTCGGCCACTTCAATCTGCCGCACGCCGGCCTGCTCCAGCAGCCAGCGGTTGGCCGCCCAGAGGTCGAAGTGCACCCGCTGCCCGCCCGGATGGGGCAGCAGGGCCTCGGCCTGCTCACCAAAGGCGGCCCGCACCTGGGCCGCCACTTCTTCGCCCACCTCGTAGTGGTCCGGGCCGATGGAGGGGCCGATGGCCGCCAGGATGTCGGCGGGGCGAGAGCCGTAGCAGGCGACCATCTGCTCCACGGCTTTTTTCGTCACCCCCAGCACTGTGCCGCGCCAGCCCGCATGGACGAGGCCTACCACCCGCTGCACGGGGTCGGCCAGCAGGATGGGCACGCAGTCCGCATAGCGCATGACTAAGGTCACATCGGGGCGGTCGGTCAGCATGGCGTCGGCCTGGATGTGGGGGCGTGCGTCCGGGCGGGGGGTGTGGGCGCAGACCACCGTGGCGCTGTGGACCAGCCACACATCGTAACGCGAGGCCAGAGGCCGCTCCAGGGCGGCGAACACCCGGCGCAGGTTCTCCTGCACCCGCCCACGCTCGTCCCCCACCCTGTTGCCTAAGTTGAGGGAATCCCACGGCGGGGGGCTGACACCCCCGCGGCGGGTGAACACCCCGTGGGGGATTCCGGCTTCGGCCAGAAGGGAGGCGACCCAGTATTTCAGGGGTGGTTGTTTCACAAAGGGCATGGACGGTTCTCTCACGGGCGGGGTTCGGCGGGCCGCTGGCCCGTCATCCGCGGGGCCATGAGTTCCCGGGTTTCGGCCATGGATTGCTCCACCAGGGGGTAGCCAAACCAGGCGGTGGTGAACCCGAAGAGAAAGCCGGTGAGGGTGCGCAGCAAAGGCGTGCTTTCGCGGAAAGGCAGCAGGTGGAACGGGGCTTGGCTGAGGATCTGGCTCAAGCCGTCCACGCCGATGGGGGCCCAGCCGATGAGAAGCCACAGGGCCAGGGGCAGGGGCTTGGTGTGTCGGCGCATCAGGGCGAAGAACAGGCCGAAAAGCAGGATGGCGCCGTAGATGGCCACATCGCGCTGGCAAAGGGCCACCTTGTAGCCCACCTGGGGGTTGCCGAGGAAGCGCCGCGCGGCCAGCAGGGTTTGGGGACGGT
The DNA window shown above is from Anaerolineae bacterium and carries:
- the uppP gene encoding undecaprenyl-diphosphatase UppP, translating into MTLFQAFVLGLVQGLTEFFPISSSGHLALVPRFLGWHFYGGNTFAFNVLVQVGTLVAVIGYFWRDLEQIAVAWLRGLWRRQPWATLEARMGWYLILATLPAVVGGLLLQHRVEAAFSNPRAVGFFLLLTALLLFSADRLGRQKRAWAQFQGKDALTMGFFQVLALFPGVSRSGSTIAGGMYRHLDRPTAARFSFLMSVPVMLGAGALALVDLFRQPQPASATLAPLMVGFLTAAVSGYLSIRWLLRYLVRHNLTVFAVYCAVLGLTALLLF
- a CDS encoding response regulator; translation: MTSSGPILVVEDVAHVRDLLVMTLRFQGYEVFAAANGAEALEKVAQRPPALVVTDILMPRLDGYALAYRLRSHPQTRSIPIIFISATYVTPEDKAFAQQLGAAEFIEKPIDTNEFLLTVAEILAAQEKHTLPPLDEKAFYQGHKERLQAKLAQKNRQISRLERLLPTLPEPQHDAYKAMLQEALTHRQAIREELAEIEAHLQALAASEPGDASSSEG
- a CDS encoding SLC13 family permease — encoded protein: MIAIWLTLGIAVAATVLLISGRVRGDVVGLLVAAALALSGGIPAKEVLRGLGNPVIVVLIAVFVLTKGLELTGVTDILGRTLTRWAGGSEKRLLTTTFGMAALLSLFMNTIAAAAVLLPPVAALARRDPCFSLRKVLIPLAYGTLLGGTATLLTTANLVTSAALEAHGCTPYGVLDFLPVGLPLVFVGGLFIVWVAPHLLPNSDVREEPPGPHRWTLHDLGVVYPLDEGLHLLRLREGSSLVERPARRPGLARELGWTPVALLRDERAYPMARIPRGWRLRPGDIWLVGGRVSPEALEAYGLEVVSLDEPLPLIHEQAALIEVTLNPHGGAVGKTPQELRLRRDYGVLVLMVWRQGRVFMNRVHHLPLQAGDALLLHGPPGNLQRLLDEKEEFALLAQVGLRPSRNRAKALAAIAAMLIALLPAVLGWMPLALSALLGMLWAMLTGVIHPDQAYQSVSWSVIFLVAGMIPLARAMQSTGAAALVSEAMLRPLGPHAPAWAVAAAFLVLTVALTQIISGQAAALILAPLAIAAAEHHGLDPRGLAMAVAVGASLAFLLPTAHPANLLVMGPGHYQPRDYLRVGLPLTLVLLPVALLALQWVWL
- a CDS encoding helix-turn-helix domain-containing protein, whose translation is MAKEWLTLGEVAQLLGVHPSTVRNWADSGKMPVHRTQGGHRRFRRSEVELWLQSQRANGDAAQAEQVLQEALKYIRWQIAEGELSRQGWFQKLNGEAREAYRKSGQALMQGLLVYLIGNEQAGMAEARSLGYEYAMRARQFDLTVEEAVDAFTFFRNGVFEALLKAFEASTVHSSTVWSTLTRRVMRFTDEVLRSLVSIYMKLCLKESAG
- a CDS encoding enoyl-CoA hydratase (Catalyzes the reversible hydration of unsaturated fatty acyl-CoA to beta-hydroxyacyl-CoA), coding for MSDYTTILTEVRGKVGLIRLNRPKALNALNRTLMGELVAALQAFDADPNIGALVITGSERAFAAGADIKEMAEATPVDMLNREYIELFDRIREIKKPIIAAVSGYALGGGFELAMTCDMIVASETAKFGQPEINLGIIPGAGGTQRLTRTVGKYLAMEMVLNNRTLSAEEAARFGLVNRVVPPERTLDEALELAQQIAERAPVAVRIAKEAVNKALETSLTEGLAYERRVFYLLFATEDQEEGMKAFIEKRPPEWKGK
- a CDS encoding inositol monophosphatase — encoded protein: MQPTLDDLILLARQAGVILRHGFGRRHQVGSKSHAIDLVTEIDYQSETFLLGQIRQRFPGHRILAEESGLSEGDDPLWLVDPLDGTVNYAHGVPIFSVSLAYAEGGVVRLGVVYDPMRDECFAAERGRGAWLNRQPIHVSDTRTLGESLLVTGFPYDMWSNPENNLDNFARFAVHTRGVRRLGSAALDLCYVAAGRFDGYWEIRLQPYDVAAGGLIAAEAGAVVTNLHGGEDYLSPPQSILAANPHLHPQMLAVLHETPSQAGDES
- a CDS encoding LysM peptidoglycan-binding domain-containing protein gives rise to the protein MTQKDPFREAREKIRRQQEARKNQESTRQHDAAVKAQKELMDRRLAAARAKAAQRAKEEQIAQEKATLPVEYTVQPGDSLSAIALKFYGNAAYWEVIYQANRKRIGNNPSLIQVGQVLTIPKLD
- the tgt gene encoding tRNA guanosine(34) transglycosylase Tgt translates to MGPLFAFEVLATDGQARAGVLHTPHGALLTPVFAPVGTQATVKAMTPAQLEEVGASLVLANTFHLYLRPGDEVVAALGGLHEFMQWPHPILTDSGGFQVFSLAKIREVDDDGVTFRSPLDGSTHRFTPEKAIAIQENLGADIIMVFDECPDPYDRAYNEEALARTHRWAERCLAAKTRPDQALFGIVQGGVFPDLRGQSARFIASLGFPGYAIGGLSVGETKAEMYAMIEVVNAVLPADKPRYLMGVGTPQDLVEAVRRGVDIFDCVLPTRLARHHAAMLRNGGRLNLRRAEFARDPRPIDPTCTCYTCRHFSRGYLRHLIVAREMLAATLLSIHNIHTLTQLTWEMRQTILEGRFTAWAEAFLKAVPA